Proteins from a single region of Palaemon carinicauda isolate YSFRI2023 chromosome 1, ASM3689809v2, whole genome shotgun sequence:
- the LOC137619836 gene encoding protein FAM200C-like, producing the protein MHIDTVNEEILFCEHLLETTNAMNILELMNSFFAKQNIDCKKNLRTLRIDRAPAMLGGIFGFAALVQKGAPQVIVTHRFLHRHALASKILPPILKEIFSTGVKVVNFIWARTVNHCVFKRFCYEMGSQYKVLLYHAEVHWLFRR; encoded by the coding sequence ATGCATATTGACACAGTCAACGAGGAAATCCTATTTTGTGAGCACCTTTTGGAAACTACAAATGCCATGAACATTTTAGAACTAATGAATAGTTTCTTTGCTAAGCAAAACATTGACTGTAAGAAAAATCTTAGGACTCTGAGAATAGACAGGGCACCTGCAATGCTTGGCGGCATATTTGGTTTTGCTGCTTTGGTACAGAAAGGAGCTCCGCAGGTCATTGTGACCCATCGCTTCTTACATCGCCATGCATTAGCATCAAAGATTCTGCCACCCATTCTGAAAGAAATCTTCTCTACTGGAGTGAAAGTTGTCAATTTCATCTGGGCCAGGACCGTGAACCATTGTGTTTTCAAGAGGTTTTGTTATGAAATGGGATCGCAATATAAAGTTCTTCTCTACCATGCAGAAGTTCACTGGCTTTTCAGAAGATAA